A stretch of Cupriavidus necator DNA encodes these proteins:
- a CDS encoding symmetrical bis(5'-nucleosyl)-tetraphosphatase encodes MTTPRPSHPSPYAVGDLQGCAPSLEALLAKLPSGLPLRFVGDLINRGPSSLQTLRTVHAMGPRAETVLGNHDIHLLAVAAGVRKKGKSDTLDDILTAPDCEDLLTWLRHRPLALLENNFLLIHAGVLPQWTAAQVIDLAREVEDQLQGPNWQGFLADIFGNAADRWHDGLRGIDRHRVVVNALTRLRYCTVDGVMDFKTKEGLGKAPDGFMPWFDVPGRRTGDVTVVCGHWSTLGLVMRPNLMALDTGCVWGGKLTAARLAQDPAERTVVQVDCPQYCDPLA; translated from the coding sequence ATGACAACACCAAGACCATCCCATCCATCACCATATGCCGTGGGCGATCTCCAAGGCTGCGCCCCTTCCCTGGAAGCGCTGCTGGCCAAACTGCCCTCCGGACTCCCTCTCCGTTTTGTCGGCGACCTGATCAACCGGGGCCCCTCCTCCTTGCAGACCCTTCGCACCGTCCATGCCATGGGTCCACGCGCCGAAACCGTCCTGGGAAACCACGACATCCACCTCCTCGCAGTCGCCGCCGGCGTCCGTAAGAAAGGCAAGTCCGACACCCTCGACGACATCCTCACCGCCCCCGATTGTGAGGATCTACTCACTTGGCTCCGCCACCGCCCCCTCGCCCTGCTAGAAAACAACTTCCTCCTAATCCACGCCGGCGTCCTCCCCCAATGGACCGCTGCCCAAGTCATCGACCTCGCCCGCGAAGTCGAAGACCAACTCCAAGGCCCCAACTGGCAAGGCTTCCTCGCCGACATCTTCGGCAACGCCGCCGACCGCTGGCACGACGGCCTGCGCGGCATTGATCGCCACCGCGTGGTGGTCAATGCCCTCACCCGGCTGCGCTACTGCACTGTCGATGGCGTGATGGACTTCAAGACCAAGGAAGGCCTGGGCAAGGCGCCGGACGGGTTCATGCCGTGGTTCGACGTGCCAGGGCGGCGTACCGGGGATGTGACGGTGGTATGCGGCCATTGGTCGACGCTGGGCCTGGTCATGCGGCCGAATCTGATGGCGCTGGATACTGGCTGCGTCTGGGGTGGCAAGCTGACGGCGGCCCGGTTGGCACAGGATCCTGCCGAACGGACCGTCGTTCAGGTTGATTGCCCGCAATATTGTGACCCGCTGGCCTGA
- the rfbB gene encoding dTDP-glucose 4,6-dehydratase, whose amino-acid sequence MSHILVTGGAGFIGANFVIDWLRQEGAAGIVNVDKLTYAGNRKSLAALEGDVRHVFLQADICDTAAVTALLEAYRPRAVLHFAAESHVDRSIVSPGDFVQTNVVGTFRLLETVLEYWQALDAPARAAFRFLHVSTDEVFGSLAPADPPFTEVSRYLPNSPYSASKAASDHMVRAYHHTYGLPVLTTNCSNNYGPLQFPEKLIPLMITNAMVGKPLPVYGDGLHVRDWLYVGDHCAALREVLASGQPGATYNIGGLNEKTNLEVVQALCDLLDEVSPKTAGSYRNQITFVKDRPGHDRRYAVDAGKLARELGWKPSETFESGLRKTVQWYMQNAEWVQDVLSGNYRNWVGKQYVA is encoded by the coding sequence TTGTCGCACATTTTGGTCACCGGCGGCGCGGGGTTCATTGGCGCAAACTTTGTTATCGACTGGCTGCGCCAGGAAGGCGCCGCCGGGATCGTCAATGTCGACAAGCTGACCTATGCCGGTAACCGAAAGAGCCTTGCCGCGCTCGAGGGCGATGTCCGCCATGTCTTTTTGCAGGCCGATATCTGCGACACCGCGGCTGTAACCGCCTTGCTCGAAGCGTATCGGCCACGCGCCGTCTTGCATTTTGCTGCGGAAAGCCACGTCGACCGGTCCATAGTCTCTCCGGGCGACTTTGTGCAGACCAATGTTGTCGGCACGTTTCGGCTGCTTGAAACTGTTCTGGAATACTGGCAGGCACTGGATGCGCCCGCGCGCGCCGCGTTCCGTTTTCTCCATGTCTCGACCGACGAGGTATTCGGTTCGCTCGCACCTGCCGATCCCCCGTTTACAGAAGTCTCGCGCTATCTGCCCAACAGCCCATATTCTGCCTCGAAGGCAGCGTCGGACCACATGGTACGTGCTTACCATCACACCTACGGCCTGCCAGTATTGACCACGAACTGCTCCAACAATTACGGGCCTTTGCAGTTTCCCGAGAAGCTGATACCCCTCATGATTACCAACGCGATGGTTGGCAAGCCGCTGCCCGTGTATGGCGATGGGCTCCACGTCCGGGACTGGCTATATGTAGGCGATCATTGCGCAGCCCTTCGCGAGGTGTTGGCAAGCGGTCAGCCCGGTGCAACCTATAACATCGGCGGCTTGAATGAGAAGACCAATCTGGAAGTCGTGCAGGCGCTGTGCGATCTGCTGGACGAGGTGAGTCCGAAGACTGCCGGTTCGTATCGCAACCAGATCACGTTCGTCAAGGATCGTCCCGGCCACGACCGACGCTACGCGGTCGACGCGGGCAAGCTTGCCCGAGAACTGGGGTGGAAGCCGTCGGAAACCTTTGAGTCAGGGTTGCGCAAGACCGTGCAGTGGTACATGCAAAACGCGGAATGGGTCCAGGACGTGCTGTCGGGCAATTACCGCAACTGGGTAGGCAAGCAATATGTCGCGTAG
- the rfbD gene encoding dTDP-4-dehydrorhamnose reductase produces MSRSQEFPTILLTGSNGQVGFELRRSLAPLGRIVALDRSACDLADPAQIRRAIRQSRPDAIVNAAAYTAVDKAETEADLAFAINATAVAVMAEEARRLGTLLVHYSTDYVFDGRKDGLYLETDPVNPLSEYGKSKVAGEESILAAGVASLILRTSWVAGAHGKNFATTILGLARERRELRVAADQHGAPTSASLIADVTAQILARHWLFSNRDTFPAGIYHLAASGETTWHAYATEVLRHAASHGVVLKIRPEDIQGIPAAEYYSAAAPRPANSRLDTTKLRKTFGIHLPSWEEGVRHLLDQILTKRALHA; encoded by the coding sequence ATGTCGCGTAGCCAGGAATTTCCCACGATCCTCTTGACCGGCAGCAACGGGCAGGTCGGGTTTGAGCTGCGCCGCAGCCTGGCGCCGCTGGGGCGCATCGTGGCGCTTGACCGGTCAGCCTGCGACCTTGCGGATCCGGCCCAGATTCGTCGTGCCATACGCCAGTCCCGGCCCGACGCGATCGTCAATGCGGCGGCATATACGGCCGTGGACAAGGCGGAAACCGAAGCCGATCTTGCCTTTGCGATCAATGCTACGGCTGTAGCAGTGATGGCCGAAGAGGCGCGCCGCCTGGGGACATTGCTCGTCCACTATTCCACCGACTATGTGTTTGACGGCCGCAAGGATGGCCTCTATTTGGAGACCGACCCCGTCAATCCTCTGTCCGAGTATGGAAAGAGCAAGGTGGCTGGCGAAGAATCCATCCTTGCTGCAGGTGTCGCTTCGCTGATCCTGCGGACGTCGTGGGTGGCTGGCGCGCACGGTAAAAATTTTGCCACGACGATACTCGGCCTAGCCCGCGAGCGACGCGAACTGCGTGTGGCTGCAGATCAGCATGGTGCACCGACCTCCGCTTCCCTAATCGCCGACGTGACCGCGCAGATCCTTGCGCGCCACTGGCTTTTCAGCAACCGCGATACATTCCCCGCGGGTATCTATCATCTTGCCGCCTCGGGTGAGACCACCTGGCATGCCTATGCCACGGAAGTCTTGCGCCATGCCGCTTCCCATGGCGTCGTGCTGAAAATCAGGCCGGAGGATATCCAGGGCATTCCAGCGGCCGAGTATTATTCCGCGGCAGCACCCCGGCCGGCAAACTCTCGCCTGGACACCACCAAGTTGCGCAAGACCTTCGGCATCCATCTTCCGTCGTGGGAAGAGGGGGTGCGCCACCTGCTGGACCAGATCCTGACCAAGCGAGCTCTCCATGCGTAA
- the rfbA gene encoding glucose-1-phosphate thymidylyltransferase RfbA, with amino-acid sequence MRKGIILAGGSGTRLYPITRSVSKQLLPVYDKPMVYYPLSTLMLAGIRDILVISTPEDTPRFAGMLGDGSAWGINLQYAVQPTPDGLAQAFVIGKDFIGNQPSTLILGDNIFYGHDLVARLKGAAGQKDGATIFAYHVQDPERYGVVEFDGDFRARSLEEKPLRPRSNYAVTGLYFYDNQVCGIAAALRPSARGELEITDVNNHYLQAGQLNVEIMGRGYAWLDTGTHESLLEAASFIATLQNRQGLMVACPEEIAYRSGWITAEKVVELAGTLGNNGYGNYLRQIIMDPVK; translated from the coding sequence ATGCGTAAAGGGATTATTTTGGCCGGCGGGTCCGGCACGCGCCTCTACCCGATTACGCGGTCGGTATCGAAGCAGTTGCTGCCGGTCTATGACAAACCGATGGTCTACTACCCGCTGTCGACCTTAATGCTCGCTGGCATCCGTGACATCCTGGTCATTTCCACGCCCGAGGACACGCCGCGCTTTGCCGGGATGCTGGGCGACGGTAGCGCCTGGGGTATCAACTTGCAGTATGCAGTCCAACCTACGCCCGATGGTCTGGCGCAGGCCTTTGTCATCGGTAAGGACTTCATCGGCAACCAACCTTCGACGCTGATTCTCGGGGACAACATCTTTTACGGCCACGACCTCGTCGCGCGGCTCAAGGGCGCCGCCGGGCAGAAAGACGGCGCTACGATATTCGCATACCACGTCCAGGATCCCGAGCGTTATGGGGTCGTTGAATTCGACGGCGACTTTCGCGCCAGGTCGCTCGAAGAAAAGCCGCTCAGGCCCCGTTCCAACTATGCGGTGACCGGGCTCTATTTCTACGACAATCAAGTGTGCGGCATTGCCGCTGCCCTGCGTCCCTCGGCCCGGGGCGAACTGGAAATCACCGATGTCAACAACCATTACTTGCAGGCCGGCCAACTGAATGTCGAGATCATGGGCCGCGGCTATGCCTGGCTCGACACCGGCACGCATGAGTCGCTGCTCGAAGCGGCAAGCTTTATCGCCACGCTGCAGAACCGGCAAGGGCTGATGGTGGCCTGCCCGGAAGAAATCGCTTACCGAAGCGGGTGGATCACCGCGGAGAAGGTTGTAGAGCTTGCCGGGACACTGGGCAACAATGGGTATGGCAACTACCTGCGGCAAATCATCATGGATCCGGTCAAATGA
- the rfbC gene encoding dTDP-4-dehydrorhamnose 3,5-epimerase: MKITITPTALPEVLVIEPQVFSDQRGFFMETFNAQAFEQATGIRRTFVQDNHSGSVRNVLRGLHYQIQHPQGKLIRVIAGEVFDVAVDVRLGSPTYGKWVGVTVSAADKKQLWIPEGFAHGFLVLSEHAEVLYKTTDYWYPEHERTLLWNDPAVGVRWPLNGAPLLTAKDAAGKLLTEADVSC; the protein is encoded by the coding sequence ATGAAGATCACAATCACGCCCACGGCACTGCCAGAGGTGCTTGTCATCGAGCCACAGGTGTTCAGCGACCAGCGCGGCTTTTTCATGGAAACCTTCAATGCCCAGGCCTTCGAGCAGGCTACTGGCATCCGTCGCACTTTTGTCCAGGACAACCATTCCGGCTCGGTGCGCAATGTGCTGAGGGGGCTCCACTATCAGATACAGCATCCACAGGGCAAGCTGATTCGCGTGATTGCTGGCGAGGTATTCGACGTCGCAGTCGATGTCCGGCTGGGCTCACCCACATACGGCAAGTGGGTAGGCGTAACGGTTTCGGCAGCAGACAAGAAGCAACTTTGGATACCCGAGGGCTTTGCGCACGGGTTCCTGGTCTTGTCGGAACATGCCGAAGTCCTCTATAAGACGACTGACTACTGGTACCCTGAGCACGAGCGGACGCTGTTGTGGAACGATCCCGCGGTCGGTGTGCGTTGGCCGCTCAACGGGGCGCCGCTCCTTACCGCCAAGGATGCGGCGGGGAAGCTTCTGACCGAGGCTGACGTCTCTTGCTGA
- a CDS encoding mannose-1-phosphate guanylyltransferase/mannose-6-phosphate isomerase: MQIIPVIISGGAGTRLWPVSREAFPKPLLKLADGESLLQKTFKRATLFEDVPEVVVVTNRETFFLTRDECQEVNEDHIPLGFVLEPFGRNTAGAVASAACWVKKHHGEDAVMLVLPADHLIEDPEQFQAAVNAAAAAAAEGRIVTFGIRPTAPETGYGYIEFDNEKGLDGVHPVVRFVEKPKLEVAEALVAGGSHLWNSGMFCFSVKTILKDFTRFTPELLHACESSFAAGAVLTADGCRSLELEPGQFKRVTDISIDYAIMEKSDRVSVVPSNMGWSDIGSWHSISELTAPDSQGNRIYGDALLHGVSNCYIKSDDRVVGAVGVDNLIIVDTPDALLVANRDCTQDVKHIVGQLKKNGHDSYKIHKTAHRPWGTYTVLEESDRFKIKRIVVKPGAQLSLQMHYHRSEHWIVVSGTADVVNGEQIISLQPNQSTYIPAGHKHRLINPGVMDLVLIEVQCGEYLGEDDIVRFADTYGRAG; this comes from the coding sequence ATGCAAATCATTCCAGTCATTATCTCCGGTGGTGCAGGCACCCGGCTCTGGCCGGTTTCCCGTGAGGCATTCCCCAAGCCGCTGCTTAAGCTTGCAGATGGTGAAAGTCTGCTGCAGAAGACTTTTAAGCGGGCAACTCTGTTTGAGGATGTGCCGGAGGTGGTGGTGGTCACTAACCGGGAGACCTTCTTCCTGACGCGGGATGAGTGCCAGGAGGTGAATGAGGACCATATTCCACTGGGATTCGTGCTGGAGCCGTTTGGCCGGAATACGGCGGGGGCAGTGGCTTCCGCGGCTTGCTGGGTCAAGAAACATCACGGCGAGGACGCCGTGATGCTGGTTTTGCCGGCGGATCATTTGATTGAGGATCCGGAGCAGTTCCAGGCCGCAGTGAATGCTGCTGCGGCCGCCGCTGCGGAAGGACGTATCGTCACATTCGGCATCCGTCCGACCGCGCCGGAGACCGGCTATGGCTATATCGAATTCGACAACGAGAAGGGGTTGGACGGGGTACACCCCGTGGTTCGCTTCGTCGAGAAGCCGAAACTCGAAGTAGCCGAGGCGCTGGTGGCAGGCGGCTCACATCTGTGGAACTCCGGGATGTTCTGCTTCAGCGTGAAGACCATCCTCAAGGATTTCACCCGTTTCACTCCGGAACTGCTCCACGCATGCGAGAGCAGCTTTGCTGCTGGTGCTGTATTGACCGCCGACGGATGTCGTTCGCTCGAACTCGAGCCCGGTCAGTTCAAGCGCGTCACGGATATCTCTATCGACTACGCGATCATGGAAAAATCGGATCGCGTTTCGGTCGTGCCGAGCAATATGGGGTGGAGCGATATTGGGTCCTGGCATTCCATCAGCGAACTGACGGCGCCGGACTCGCAGGGCAATCGTATCTATGGCGATGCGCTGCTGCATGGCGTCAGCAATTGCTATATCAAGAGCGATGATCGCGTGGTTGGCGCTGTGGGTGTGGATAACCTGATCATTGTCGACACGCCGGATGCGCTGTTGGTGGCCAACCGGGACTGCACCCAGGACGTCAAGCATATCGTCGGGCAACTGAAGAAGAACGGGCACGACAGCTACAAGATCCACAAGACTGCGCATCGCCCCTGGGGAACCTACACGGTGCTCGAGGAGAGCGACCGCTTCAAGATCAAGCGCATCGTCGTCAAGCCGGGTGCCCAGTTGTCGCTGCAGATGCATTACCATCGCAGCGAGCACTGGATCGTGGTGAGCGGCACTGCTGACGTCGTCAACGGCGAGCAGATAATTTCCCTTCAGCCTAATCAATCGACTTACATTCCGGCAGGCCACAAGCACCGGCTGATCAACCCCGGCGTGATGGACCTCGTGCTGATCGAAGTCCAGTGTGGCGAATACCTGGGCGAGGATGACATCGTACGCTTCGCGGATACTTACGGCCGGGCTGGGTAA
- a CDS encoding ABC transporter permease, giving the protein MAIGLIRSAWNYRGFIGGSVRREFQSRYRNSMLGAAWMIINPLAMIIVYTVIFSQMMRARLPGVDSHLGYSIYLCAGTLTWAFFAEVLSRAQNVFLEQANLIKKISFPRICLPIIVVLNAGLNFAIIFSLFVAFLLASGSFPGWIFLAIFPVLALQVMFSIGLGIILGVLNVFFRDVGQLMGVVLQFWFWLTPIVYPLTVLPEAVRPFVELNPMTPIVSAYQSVLVRGVAPDWSSLIPMLVLATVLCLVGMALFRKRSGEMVDEL; this is encoded by the coding sequence ATGGCGATTGGTTTGATTCGATCCGCGTGGAATTATCGCGGTTTTATTGGCGGCAGCGTCAGGAGAGAGTTTCAGTCCCGCTACCGCAATTCGATGCTGGGCGCAGCTTGGATGATCATCAACCCGCTGGCGATGATCATTGTGTACACGGTGATCTTCTCCCAGATGATGCGCGCGCGGCTGCCGGGCGTGGACAGTCACCTCGGCTATAGCATCTATCTCTGTGCCGGCACGCTTACCTGGGCCTTTTTTGCCGAAGTCCTTAGCCGCGCGCAGAATGTCTTTCTGGAGCAGGCGAACCTGATCAAGAAGATCAGCTTTCCGCGCATTTGCCTGCCGATCATCGTTGTGCTGAATGCCGGGTTGAATTTCGCGATTATTTTCTCGCTGTTCGTGGCGTTCCTGCTGGCATCCGGGAGTTTTCCGGGATGGATTTTCCTGGCAATTTTCCCGGTGTTGGCTCTACAGGTGATGTTCTCCATTGGCCTAGGCATCATCCTTGGCGTGCTCAATGTATTCTTTCGCGACGTCGGCCAACTGATGGGCGTGGTGCTGCAGTTCTGGTTCTGGCTGACCCCGATCGTCTATCCGCTGACGGTGCTGCCCGAGGCGGTGCGGCCGTTTGTGGAACTGAACCCGATGACGCCCATCGTCAGCGCCTACCAGTCCGTGCTGGTGCGGGGCGTGGCACCTGACTGGTCGAGCCTGATTCCGATGCTGGTGCTGGCCACAGTGCTGTGCCTGGTTGGGATGGCTCTGTTCCGCAAGCGCTCTGGTGAAATGGTGGATGAACTGTAA
- a CDS encoding ABC transporter ATP-binding protein, with protein MGAIVVNQVGKAYKQYPTRWSRLGEWLLPFSKARHSLRWVLRDISFTVAPGEAVGIIGINGAGKSTLLKMITGTTAPTIGNISIQGRVAAMLELGMGFHPDFTGRQNVVMAGQLLGMSAGEVTALMPEIEAFAEIGDYIDQPVRMYSSGMQMRLAFSLATAKRPDVLIVDEALSVGDAYFQHKSFDRIRAFREQGTTLLIVSHDKAAIQSICDRAILLDAGHVAKEGAPEAVMDFYNAMLAARENQTVAQNVLDDGKVQTVSGTGEATVADIALLDADGRRVEVIDVGTPVTLEVRVAVRAPIERLVLGYMIKDRLGQPIYGTNTDLKSCPLRDVQEGDRIMYQFSFPANLGPGSYSIATALCSSETHLDNNYEWRDLALVFNVVNLGRPHFVGCAWLDPKISIVRDAPLASAQVTEPMLNRG; from the coding sequence ATGGGCGCCATTGTCGTTAACCAGGTAGGCAAGGCCTACAAGCAATATCCGACACGCTGGTCGCGTCTCGGGGAATGGCTCTTGCCGTTCAGCAAGGCGCGGCACTCGCTGCGCTGGGTGTTGCGAGATATCTCGTTCACCGTTGCGCCGGGAGAGGCAGTAGGCATTATCGGCATCAACGGGGCGGGCAAGAGTACGCTGCTAAAGATGATCACCGGCACCACGGCGCCGACCATTGGCAATATCTCGATCCAGGGTCGGGTGGCGGCCATGCTCGAACTTGGCATGGGCTTTCATCCGGATTTCACCGGGCGGCAGAATGTCGTGATGGCTGGCCAACTGCTCGGCATGAGCGCGGGCGAAGTGACTGCGCTGATGCCTGAGATCGAGGCCTTCGCGGAAATCGGCGACTATATCGACCAGCCGGTAAGAATGTATTCAAGCGGCATGCAGATGCGGCTTGCGTTCAGCCTCGCCACCGCGAAGCGCCCGGACGTGCTCATCGTGGACGAGGCGCTATCGGTCGGGGATGCCTATTTCCAGCACAAGAGCTTTGATCGTATCCGTGCATTTCGCGAGCAGGGAACGACGCTGCTGATCGTTTCGCATGACAAGGCGGCGATTCAGTCCATTTGCGATCGAGCGATATTGCTCGATGCTGGCCACGTGGCAAAGGAAGGCGCACCTGAAGCGGTGATGGACTTCTATAACGCGATGCTGGCAGCTCGGGAAAACCAGACCGTCGCGCAGAATGTCCTCGACGACGGCAAGGTACAAACGGTCTCCGGCACCGGAGAAGCGACCGTTGCCGACATCGCTTTGCTGGATGCGGACGGGCGCCGCGTGGAGGTGATTGACGTCGGTACGCCCGTGACCCTGGAGGTGCGCGTTGCGGTAAGGGCGCCGATTGAACGTCTGGTGCTTGGCTACATGATCAAGGACCGCCTCGGTCAACCTATCTACGGCACCAATACCGATTTGAAGAGTTGTCCCCTGCGCGATGTTCAGGAGGGCGATCGGATAATGTATCAGTTTTCCTTTCCAGCAAATCTGGGGCCCGGAAGTTATTCAATTGCCACTGCGCTCTGCAGCAGCGAGACCCATCTCGACAACAATTATGAATGGCGTGATCTGGCGCTCGTGTTCAACGTGGTGAACCTAGGCCGGCCGCATTTCGTGGGTTGCGCGTGGCTCGATCCCAAGATCTCAATCGTCCGGGATGCGCCCCTCGCGTCCGCGCAGGTAACGGAACCCATGCTGAACAGAGGCTGA
- a CDS encoding FkbM family methyltransferase yields the protein MTITSYAQNFEDVILWRAFRDVPTGFYVDVGANDPDDDSVTRLFYERGWSGINIEPERGFWRRLCEARPRDTNLAVAVGESQGSLQFHSVPVRGLSTLDEAIAAAYRASGMKVISQEVEVETLSALLERYASNRTIHFLKIDVEGAEASVLKGLDLRAWRPWVLVVEATRPNSTEENYALWEPSLLANGYRFAYFDGLNRFYVAEEHESLRQKLATPPNVLDDFVIDRMVTAGRHIERAHLRPAMDRLIDQAARQEQRLGESELSLARLEGELAQKTELFSTELERGAMERRALLARLEAIHASTSWRITAPMRMAMRALRALARPKSSMKSGLKIVIRKAVPIVLDQVWLRPILRRVAARFPGPWDWLMRRIRGVIVETPAAPVAPRLSEEALLFKAALTKRLAGKRNMVGGSF from the coding sequence ATGACCATCACTTCGTACGCTCAGAATTTTGAGGATGTCATACTCTGGCGCGCCTTCAGGGATGTGCCCACGGGTTTCTATGTGGATGTCGGTGCGAACGATCCTGACGATGACTCCGTAACGAGGCTCTTCTACGAGCGCGGATGGTCGGGTATCAATATCGAGCCCGAACGGGGATTCTGGCGGCGTCTTTGTGAGGCGCGGCCGCGGGACACGAACCTGGCCGTCGCTGTCGGGGAATCGCAGGGGTCGCTGCAATTCCACTCAGTGCCAGTACGCGGCCTGTCCACGCTGGATGAAGCGATTGCCGCCGCTTACCGGGCCAGTGGCATGAAGGTGATATCGCAGGAGGTCGAGGTGGAAACCCTCTCGGCGCTCCTGGAGCGATACGCGAGCAATCGTACGATCCATTTTCTCAAGATCGATGTCGAGGGTGCGGAAGCAAGCGTACTCAAGGGGCTCGATCTGCGTGCGTGGCGACCGTGGGTGCTAGTGGTGGAGGCGACACGGCCGAACAGCACTGAGGAAAACTATGCCCTGTGGGAACCTTCCTTGCTGGCCAATGGGTATCGCTTTGCCTATTTCGACGGCCTGAACCGCTTTTACGTTGCCGAGGAGCATGAAAGCTTGCGGCAGAAACTCGCCACACCGCCGAATGTCCTCGACGACTTTGTCATCGATCGCATGGTCACGGCAGGTCGCCATATCGAGCGAGCTCATCTCAGGCCGGCCATGGATCGCCTGATCGACCAGGCCGCGCGTCAAGAGCAGCGCCTCGGCGAATCCGAGCTCAGCCTAGCGCGGCTGGAAGGCGAGCTTGCGCAGAAGACGGAACTGTTCTCGACGGAGCTGGAGCGCGGGGCAATGGAGCGAAGAGCGCTTCTTGCACGCCTGGAGGCGATCCACGCCAGCACTTCCTGGCGTATCACTGCGCCGATGCGCATGGCAATGCGTGCACTGCGCGCACTTGCGCGACCGAAGTCCAGCATGAAGTCGGGACTGAAGATCGTGATCAGGAAGGCCGTGCCGATCGTGCTTGACCAGGTCTGGCTGCGTCCGATTCTGAGGCGGGTCGCTGCTCGATTCCCGGGGCCCTGGGACTGGCTGATGCGTCGCATCCGCGGGGTGATTGTTGAAACGCCCGCTGCCCCTGTCGCGCCTCGCCTTTCGGAGGAGGCGCTCCTGTTCAAGGCTGCCCTCACCAAACGACTGGCAGGCAAGCGCAATATGGTGGGAGGCAGCTTCTGA